A window from Litorilinea aerophila encodes these proteins:
- the purF gene encoding amidophosphoribosyltransferase yields MYSDDKLHEECGIFGIYAPDREAARRTFFGLYALQHRGQEGAGIVSCDGRMAHIHKGMGLVSQVFNEENLRYLQGHMAIGHTRYSTTGSTKLRNTQPYILETLDGPLAIGHNGNLINAPQLRRELLERGVGLQTSTDSEVIIHLLAGAGGPDWPTRIRIMMAKAEGAYSLVILTREAIYGVRDPWGLRPLVLGELEGGHVLASESCAFATIGARMIREIQPGEIVRLDHNGYEIMQGAPPQKLAFCTFEQIYFARPDSVLNGRLVHQVRQKLGRQLAKEAPVKADIVIPVPDSGTPHAIGYAQKSGIPYSEGLIKSRYIGRTFIEPTDQLRKVGVAMKFNPLPDNLKGRRVIMVDDSIVRGNTSGPLVQLLRDAGAREVHVRVACPPIKFPCFMGVDMATQAELIAANKSIDEICEHIGADSLAFLSISGMMKALKATDGYCNACFTGEYPFQTPIPLIELQEKEKFPQVWGN; encoded by the coding sequence CGGGAGGCGGCCCGTCGCACCTTTTTCGGCCTCTATGCCCTGCAACATCGGGGCCAGGAAGGGGCCGGCATTGTCTCCTGCGATGGCCGCATGGCCCATATCCACAAGGGCATGGGCCTGGTCTCCCAGGTGTTCAATGAAGAGAACCTGCGCTACCTTCAGGGCCACATGGCCATTGGCCACACCCGCTATTCCACCACCGGCTCCACCAAACTCCGCAACACCCAGCCCTACATCCTGGAGACCCTGGACGGCCCCCTGGCCATCGGCCACAACGGCAACCTCATCAACGCGCCCCAACTGCGCCGGGAACTGCTGGAACGGGGCGTGGGACTCCAGACATCCACCGACAGCGAGGTGATCATCCACCTGCTGGCCGGCGCCGGCGGGCCAGATTGGCCCACCCGCATCCGCATCATGATGGCCAAGGCCGAAGGGGCCTACAGCCTGGTCATCCTCACCCGGGAGGCCATCTACGGCGTACGGGACCCCTGGGGGTTGCGGCCGCTGGTACTGGGCGAGCTGGAAGGCGGCCACGTGCTGGCATCGGAGAGCTGCGCCTTCGCCACCATTGGCGCTCGCATGATCCGGGAGATCCAGCCGGGCGAGATTGTGCGGCTGGACCACAACGGCTACGAGATCATGCAGGGGGCGCCCCCCCAGAAGCTGGCCTTCTGCACCTTCGAGCAGATCTACTTCGCCCGCCCCGACAGCGTGCTCAACGGCCGACTGGTCCACCAGGTTCGCCAGAAGCTGGGCCGGCAACTGGCCAAGGAGGCGCCGGTCAAGGCGGACATCGTCATCCCGGTGCCGGACTCGGGCACACCCCACGCCATTGGCTACGCGCAGAAAAGCGGTATCCCCTACAGCGAAGGGCTGATCAAGAGCCGCTACATCGGCCGCACCTTCATCGAACCCACCGATCAGCTCCGCAAGGTGGGCGTGGCCATGAAGTTCAACCCCCTGCCCGACAACCTGAAAGGCCGTCGGGTGATCATGGTGGACGACTCCATCGTGCGGGGCAACACCTCTGGCCCTTTGGTACAGCTCCTGCGGGATGCCGGCGCGCGGGAAGTGCACGTGCGGGTGGCATGCCCCCCCATCAAGTTCCCCTGCTTCATGGGCGTGGACATGGCCACCCAGGCGGAGCTCATCGCCGCCAACAAGAGCATCGACGAGATCTGCGAACACATCGGCGCCGACTCCCTGGCCTTCCTCTCCATCTCCGGCATGATGAAGGCCCTCAAGGCCACCGACGGCTACTGCAACGCCTGTTTCACCGGCGAATATCCCTTCCAGACGCCCATCCCCCTCATCGAGCTCCAGGAAAAGGAAAAATTCCCCCAGGTGTGGGGAAATTGA